In the Emys orbicularis isolate rEmyOrb1 chromosome 3, rEmyOrb1.hap1, whole genome shotgun sequence genome, one interval contains:
- the DNAJC27 gene encoding dnaJ homolog subfamily C member 27, which yields MEANLPKRKETRKSLRIKVISMGNAEVGKSCIIKRYCEKRFVPKYLATIGIDYGVTKVQIRDREIKVNIFDMAGHPFFYEVRNEFYKDTQGVVLVYDVGQKESFDALDGWMAEMKQELGAHGNMENIVFVVCANKIDCTKHRCVDESEGRLWAESRGFLYFETSAQTGEGINEMFQIFYSAIVDLCDNGGKRPTSSMSVGFTKEQADTIRRIRNSKDSWDMLGVKPGATRDEVNKAYRKLAVLLHPDKCVAPGSEDAFKAVVNARTALLKNIK from the exons atggaggcgaatcTGCCGAAGCGGAAAGAAACGCGCAAGTCGCTGAGGATCAAAGTCATCTCTATGGGCAACGCCGAGGTGGGCAAG AGCTGTATCATAAAGCGGTACTGTGAAAAGAGGTTTGTTCCCAAATACCTAGCGACGATAGGAATCGACTATGGCGTCACCAA AGTGCAAATTAGAGATCGCGAGATTAAAGTCAACATCTTTGACATGGCTGGGCACCCCTTCTTCTATGAG GTTCGCAACGAGTTTTACAAGGACACTCAGGGGGTTGTCCTCGTGTATGATGTTGGCCAAAAGGAgtcatttgatgcactggatggatggatggctgagATGAAGCAGGAGCTTGGAGCTCATGGAAACATGGAAAACATTGTCTTCGTTGTCTGTGCCAACAAG ATTGACTGCACCAAGCACCGCTGCGTGGATGAGAGCGAAGGGCGACTGTGGGCAGAAAGCCGGGGGTTTCTTTACTTTGAGACCTCAGCACAGACAGGAGAAGGAATCAATGAGATGTTCCAG ATCTTCTATTCCGCAATTGTTGATCTGTGCGACAATGGTGGGAAACGCCCCACATCAAGCATGAGCGTTGGGTTCACCAAAGAGCAGGCGGACACCATTCGGAGGATCCGCAACAGCAAGGACAGCTGGGACATGTTGGGAGTCAAACCTGGAGCCACAAG GGACGAGGTGAACAAAGCCTATCGGAAGCTGGCAGTGCTGCTCCATCCGGACAAGTGCGTGGCTCCCGGCAGCGAGGATGCTTTCAAAGCTGTTGTGAATGCGCGGACGGCGCTTCTCAAAAACATCAAATAG